The Miscanthus floridulus cultivar M001 chromosome 17, ASM1932011v1, whole genome shotgun sequence genome has a window encoding:
- the LOC136515598 gene encoding secreted protein CSS1-like produces MGGKVSASTMSKSMDLTDKISRSTLPLVSSRGVSPKRTTMSSAANTLSRSIDLVDKIYRLVSSSMSSQGGSPKKSPSSNGADDVSRKVGVRKDLKLSSLAISSRRVSPITTAASDGTRTLSESMDLTEKDNSTLSSSVSSPSISPSASLSSVSNAASQTTTKSSEILIGPWHVDSPIAQESLSLSMGSSSY; encoded by the coding sequence ATGGGGGGCAAGGTGTCTGCAAGCACAATGTCCAAGAGCATGGATCTCACTGATAAGATCAGTAGGTCTACTCTTCCATTAGTTTCGTCTCGTGGGGTTTCACCGAAGCGAACTACAATGTCCTCCGCGGCAAATACCTTATCAAGAAGTATTGATCTTGTTGATAAAATTTACCGGCTGGTCTCTTCGTCAATGTCATCACAAGGGGGATCACCAAAAAAGTCACCTTCTTCTAATGGTGCAGATGATGTGTCCAGAAAGGTCGGTGTTCGTAAAGATCTCAAACTTTCATCCTTGGCAATTTCATCAAGAAGGGTGTCACCAATAACAACAGCTGCATCAGATGGCACTAGGACCCTATCAGAAAGCATGGATCTTACTGAAAAGGATAACAGTACACTCTCCTCGTCAGTTTCATCACCCAGCATTTCACCAAGTGCATCATTATCAAGTGTGTCTAATGCTGCATCGCAGACTACTACAAAATCATCCGAGATATTAATTGGACCTTGGCATGTGGATTCTCCGATTGCTCAGGAGTCGCTCTCCCTCTCAATGGGCTCCTCTTCCTATTAG
- the LOC136518730 gene encoding uncharacterized protein: MLTCPKPRQNPTSRARPRRRRLRYPHHRAPHPRGSSRRCAPAPPMAADWSWGRRAWEKWAAKHVGPSGKPGQAALLLNYDPSGPSRLLPVIAEQERTQLSALDMQPFLDFVKRGNLQTEFFSVGPNQYLVTSIHENWFCARCINSTKSGGEGVIVMQIGAYLLVSMYDGSLASASQAMVAADQFAIQFNRRSH, from the exons ATGTTAACATGCCCCAAGCCCAGACAAAACCCCACCTCTCGGGCACGCCCCCGCCGGCGCCGCCTCCGCTACCCTCACCACCGCGCACCACATCCTCGCGGCAGTAGCAGGCGGTGCGCCCCGGCGCCCCCAATGGCGGCAGACTGGTCGTGGGGGCGCAGGGCGTGGGAGAAGTGGGCCGCGAAGCACGTCGGCCCCTCTG GGAAGCCAGGCCAGGCCGCACTGTTGCTCAACTACGACCCCTCCGGGCCATCTCGGCTCCTTCCCGTCAT AGCAGAGCAAGAGAGAACACAACTTTCAGCTCTTGATATGCAACCATTCCTGGACTTTGTCAAGAGGGGTAATCTGCAGACTGAATTCTTCTCTGTTGGGCCGAACCAAT ATTTGGTCACCTCAATCCATGAAAACTGGTTTTGCGCCCGTTGCATTAACAGCACAAAGTCAGGAGGTGAAGGAGTAATAGTTATGCAGATTGGAGCTTACTTGTTAGTCTCTAT GTATGATGGTTCTCTTGCTTCAGCTTCACAAGCAATGGTGGCTGCTGATCAGTTTGCGATTCAGTTTAACCGCAGGAGTCACTAA